One stretch of Rhizobium rhizoryzae DNA includes these proteins:
- the tkt gene encoding transketolase produces MTSAEKHNRMANAIRFLSMDAIEKANSGHPGLPMGAADVATVLFSRYLKFDPKNPLWPDRDRFVLSAGHGSMLLYSLLYLTGYEDMTIEDIKQFRQLGSKTAGHPEYGHASGIETTTGPLGQGIANAVGMAIAERKLAQEFGSELQNHFTYALVGDGCLMEGISQEAIALAGHLKLNKLIVFWDDNKITIDGAVSLSDSTNQIARFKSVNWNTIEIDGHDQDAIAAAIEQAQKSDRPTFIACKTIIGFGAPNKQGSHKVHGSPLGAEEIAATRKALNWEADAFSVPADVLDNWRLAGLRSTKARKEWEERLAAAETEKRAEFVRRFAGDLPGGFDSALDAFKKKVAANNPTVATRKASEDVLEVINGLLPETLGGSADLTPSNNTKTSQMKSISPDDFSGRYMHYGIREHATAAAMNGIALHGGLIPYSGGFLIFSDYCRPSVRLAALMGIRVVHVWTHDSIGVGEDGPTHQPVEHVASLRAIPGLMLFRPADETETAECWQIALNNKHRPSGLALTRQNLMPVRKEYEEKNLCASGAYELVSSSDAKVTLFASGSEVEIAVKAAEALEGKGVATRVVSVPCVELFFEQSEDYRKAILGKSPVKIAIEAGVREGWDAFIGNDGAFIGMKSFGASGPAKDLYKHFGITVEAVVAAAEAKL; encoded by the coding sequence ATGACCTCTGCCGAAAAACATAACCGGATGGCGAATGCGATCCGTTTCCTCTCCATGGATGCGATCGAAAAGGCAAACTCCGGGCACCCAGGCCTGCCAATGGGTGCGGCCGACGTCGCAACCGTTCTGTTCAGCCGTTACCTGAAGTTCGATCCCAAGAACCCGCTCTGGCCGGATCGCGACCGTTTCGTGCTCTCTGCCGGTCACGGCTCGATGCTTCTCTATTCTCTCCTGTATCTAACAGGATACGAGGATATGACGATCGAAGACATCAAACAGTTCCGTCAGCTCGGTTCCAAGACTGCGGGCCATCCGGAATACGGTCATGCCTCGGGCATCGAGACCACCACGGGTCCGCTCGGTCAGGGCATTGCCAATGCGGTGGGCATGGCGATCGCCGAGCGCAAGCTGGCGCAGGAATTCGGCTCTGAGCTGCAGAACCATTTCACCTATGCGCTGGTCGGCGACGGCTGCCTCATGGAAGGCATCAGCCAGGAAGCCATCGCGCTCGCCGGTCACCTGAAGCTCAACAAGCTCATCGTCTTCTGGGATGACAACAAGATCACCATCGACGGTGCGGTCTCCCTGTCGGATAGCACCAACCAGATCGCCCGCTTCAAGTCGGTGAACTGGAACACGATCGAGATCGACGGCCACGATCAGGACGCGATTGCCGCAGCGATCGAGCAGGCGCAGAAATCCGATCGCCCGACCTTCATCGCCTGCAAAACCATCATCGGTTTTGGCGCACCGAACAAGCAGGGCAGCCACAAGGTTCACGGCTCACCGCTGGGTGCCGAAGAAATCGCGGCAACCCGCAAGGCGCTCAACTGGGAAGCGGACGCATTCAGCGTTCCCGCTGACGTTCTGGACAACTGGCGTCTGGCCGGTCTGCGTTCCACCAAGGCACGCAAGGAATGGGAAGAGCGTCTGGCTGCTGCCGAAACCGAAAAGCGTGCCGAGTTCGTGCGCCGTTTTGCCGGCGACCTGCCGGGCGGTTTTGACAGCGCCCTCGATGCCTTCAAGAAGAAGGTGGCTGCCAATAATCCGACTGTTGCCACGCGCAAGGCTTCCGAAGATGTGCTGGAAGTGATCAACGGTCTTCTGCCGGAAACGCTGGGTGGCTCCGCCGACCTGACGCCGTCCAACAACACCAAGACCAGCCAGATGAAGTCCATCTCTCCGGATGATTTTTCTGGCCGTTACATGCACTATGGCATCCGCGAGCATGCCACTGCCGCTGCCATGAACGGCATTGCGCTGCATGGTGGACTTATTCCGTATTCGGGCGGCTTCCTGATCTTCTCGGATTACTGCCGCCCGTCCGTTCGTCTGGCAGCCCTGATGGGCATTCGCGTGGTTCACGTCTGGACGCATGATTCCATCGGCGTCGGCGAAGACGGTCCCACGCACCAGCCGGTCGAGCATGTGGCATCGCTGCGCGCTATCCCTGGCCTCATGCTGTTCCGTCCGGCCGACGAGACCGAGACGGCGGAATGCTGGCAGATCGCGCTTAACAACAAGCATCGTCCGTCCGGTCTGGCGCTGACCCGTCAGAACCTGATGCCGGTGCGCAAGGAGTATGAGGAAAAGAACCTCTGCGCCTCGGGAGCCTATGAACTGGTTTCGTCCAGCGATGCCAAGGTCACGCTGTTTGCATCCGGTTCGGAAGTCGAGATTGCGGTCAAGGCTGCTGAAGCTCTGGAAGGCAAGGGTGTTGCCACGCGTGTCGTATCGGTCCCGTGCGTCGAGCTGTTCTTCGAGCAGTCGGAAGACTATCGCAAGGCAATCCTCGGCAAGTCGCCGGTCAAGATCGCCATCGAGGCAGGCGTTCGGGAGGGCTGGGATGCCTTCATCGGCAACGATGGTGCCTTCATCGGCATGAAGTCCTTCGGTGCTTCCGGTCCGGCCAAGGATCTCTACAAGCACTTCGGCATTACGGTCGAAGCTGTCGTCGCAGCCGCCGAAGCCAAGCTTTGA
- the gap gene encoding type I glyceraldehyde-3-phosphate dehydrogenase, producing MTVKVAINGFGRIGRNVLRAIVESGRTDIEVVAINDLGPVETNAHLLRYDSIHGKFPAEVKVEGDTITVGGGKPIKVTAVKDPATLPHKELGVDIALECTGIFTARDKAAAHLTAGAKRVIVSAPADGADLTVVYGVNHDQLTKDHLVISNASCTTNCLVPVVKVLDDAVGIDHGFMTTIHSYTGDQPTLDTMHKDLYRARAAALSMIPTSTGAAKAVGLVLPHLKGRLDGTSIRVPTPNVSVVDFKFVAKRDTTAKEINDAIIAASNGALKGILGYTDEPLVSRDFNHDSHSSIFALDQTKVLEGNFVRILSWYDNEWGFSNRMSDTAVAMAKLI from the coding sequence ATGACTGTCAAGGTTGCCATCAACGGCTTCGGCCGCATCGGCCGCAACGTTCTCCGTGCCATCGTCGAGTCGGGCCGCACCGACATCGAAGTCGTCGCGATCAACGATCTCGGCCCGGTCGAGACCAATGCTCACCTGCTGCGCTACGATTCCATCCACGGCAAGTTCCCGGCAGAGGTCAAGGTCGAGGGCGATACGATCACCGTTGGCGGTGGCAAGCCGATCAAGGTCACGGCAGTCAAGGATCCGGCAACGCTGCCGCACAAGGAACTGGGCGTTGACATCGCTCTGGAATGCACGGGCATCTTCACAGCGCGCGACAAGGCTGCCGCTCACCTGACGGCTGGCGCCAAGCGCGTCATCGTTTCGGCCCCGGCTGACGGCGCGGACCTGACGGTTGTCTACGGCGTCAACCACGACCAGCTGACGAAGGACCATCTGGTCATTTCCAACGCCTCCTGCACCACGAACTGCCTCGTGCCGGTGGTGAAGGTTCTGGATGATGCGGTCGGGATCGACCATGGTTTCATGACGACGATCCACTCCTATACAGGTGACCAGCCGACGCTCGACACCATGCACAAGGATCTGTACCGCGCCCGCGCCGCAGCCCTTTCCATGATCCCGACCTCGACCGGTGCTGCCAAGGCTGTTGGTCTGGTTCTGCCGCATCTGAAGGGCAGACTGGACGGCACGTCCATCCGCGTTCCGACGCCAAACGTTTCCGTGGTGGACTTCAAGTTCGTTGCCAAGCGCGACACGACCGCCAAGGAAATCAACGATGCCATCATCGCTGCATCGAACGGCGCTCTGAAGGGTATCCTGGGCTATACGGATGAGCCGCTGGTTTCGCGCGACTTCAACCATGACAGCCATTCCTCGATCTTCGCACTCGACCAGACAAAGGTTCTGGAAGGCAATTTCGTGCGTATTCTCAGCTGGTACGACAACGAGTGGGGCTTCTCCAACCGCATGTCCGATACGGCTGTTGCGATGGCAAAGCTCATCTGA
- a CDS encoding potassium/proton antiporter — MEAFYVVVLVGTVLVLAAAFSSLLAFRFGAPLLLIFLMIGLVAGVDGIGINFSNFSMAYVLGSLALAVILFDSGFGTSLHSFKIAAAPALTMASVGVVLTAAIFAFAASLLLGIDWLHGMLLGSIVASTDAAAVFFLLRVGGVHIRDKVRSTLEVESGTNDPMAVFLTIALVELIASGHGTSGFNLDLLTMFVKQMGLGAALGLLGGLMIVSVLNRLPLDRGLAPIFVLGLAMLIFSFTGAVGGSGFLAVYVAGIFAGNKRIFAKEAIRRFQDGLTWLAQIIMFLVLGLLATPSQFPTILLPAIGLALFLIFVARPIAVWLSLLPFDFTQQEIGFVAWVGLRGAVSILLGIMPILGGIDDQHVFFNTAFIIVLVSLLLQGWTIRSVAERLGLIIPPRMGEVDKVELDLPGRANHELISYRVIKDSPILRGERIPRWAMPSLVIRDGRSMRYQYAGRLRENDQVYLFIAPGYSRLLDRLFASRVPVDEDDADFFGAFAISPSRPAKELDAAYGPGLLTTAEQAMTVGDLMTYRLGGKVDYADRVRLGSIILIVRDLDEHEHVSSVGISLEPVEPATRLPIFINMREIAHRIRDLIRRYRGKPVPGQENRG; from the coding sequence TTGGAGGCGTTTTATGTCGTTGTGCTGGTGGGAACGGTGCTTGTTCTCGCGGCCGCCTTCTCCAGTCTGCTCGCCTTCCGGTTTGGCGCGCCCCTTCTTCTGATCTTTCTGATGATCGGGCTCGTTGCCGGAGTGGACGGGATCGGCATCAATTTCAGCAACTTCTCGATGGCCTATGTGCTGGGTTCGCTGGCGCTGGCTGTCATTCTCTTTGATTCCGGCTTCGGCACATCGCTCCATTCCTTCAAGATCGCGGCTGCACCTGCCTTGACGATGGCCTCGGTGGGCGTGGTGCTGACGGCTGCGATATTCGCGTTTGCGGCGTCCCTGCTGCTCGGCATCGACTGGCTGCACGGAATGCTGCTCGGCTCCATCGTCGCCTCGACCGATGCAGCAGCTGTCTTCTTCCTTCTGCGCGTCGGCGGAGTTCACATCCGCGATAAGGTACGCTCGACGCTGGAAGTGGAATCCGGCACCAACGATCCGATGGCGGTGTTTCTGACCATCGCGCTGGTCGAACTCATTGCCTCCGGTCACGGTACCTCCGGCTTCAACCTCGATCTTCTGACCATGTTCGTCAAGCAGATGGGGCTTGGCGCTGCACTCGGCCTGCTGGGCGGTTTGATGATCGTCTCGGTCCTCAACCGGCTGCCGCTGGATCGCGGTCTTGCGCCCATCTTCGTGCTCGGACTTGCGATGCTGATCTTCTCCTTCACCGGGGCGGTGGGCGGCAGCGGCTTTCTGGCGGTCTATGTCGCGGGCATTTTTGCCGGGAACAAGCGCATCTTCGCCAAGGAAGCGATCCGCCGCTTCCAGGATGGGCTGACCTGGCTTGCGCAGATCATCATGTTCCTGGTGCTGGGTCTTCTGGCGACACCTTCGCAGTTCCCCACCATCCTGCTGCCGGCCATCGGGCTTGCGCTCTTCCTCATCTTCGTCGCACGGCCGATCGCCGTCTGGCTCAGCCTGCTGCCGTTCGACTTTACACAGCAGGAAATCGGCTTCGTGGCCTGGGTGGGCCTGCGCGGTGCGGTTTCCATTCTGCTCGGCATCATGCCGATCCTTGGCGGCATTGACGACCAGCATGTGTTTTTCAATACCGCGTTCATCATCGTGCTCGTCTCGCTGCTGCTGCAAGGCTGGACGATCCGATCGGTGGCGGAACGGTTAGGCCTCATCATTCCGCCGAGAATGGGCGAAGTGGACAAGGTGGAACTGGACCTGCCGGGCAGGGCCAATCACGAACTCATTTCCTACCGTGTCATCAAGGACAGCCCCATCCTGCGGGGCGAACGCATTCCTCGCTGGGCCATGCCCTCGCTCGTCATCCGCGATGGGCGCAGCATGCGCTACCAATATGCCGGTCGGTTGCGGGAGAACGACCAGGTCTATCTGTTCATCGCGCCCGGTTATTCTCGCCTGCTTGACCGGCTGTTTGCCAGCCGCGTGCCGGTGGACGAGGATGATGCGGATTTCTTCGGTGCCTTCGCCATCTCGCCCTCGCGCCCCGCGAAGGAACTGGATGCCGCCTATGGTCCGGGCCTTCTGACAACGGCGGAACAGGCGATGACGGTGGGCGATCTCATGACCTACAGGCTTGGCGGCAAGGTGGATTATGCCGACCGGGTGCGTCTCGGATCCATCATCCTGATCGTGCGGGATCTGGACGAGCACGAGCATGTAAGCTCCGTCGGTATCTCGCTGGAGCCTGTCGAACCTGCGACGCGGCTGCCGATTTTCATCAACATGCGGGAAATCGCCCATCGCATTCGCGATCTCATCCGCCGTTACCGGGGAAAGCCGGTACCCGGACAGGAAAATCGGGGTTAG
- a CDS encoding phosphoglycerate kinase → MPAFKTLDDLSDIAGKRVLVRVDLNVPVSDGKVTDATRIERVAPTILELSGKGAKVILLAHFGRPKGAPVADMSLKLIVPAVEEVLDHAVLFADDCIGEAAASAVSKMQNGDILLLENTRFHKGEEKNDADFTAALAANGDIFVNDAFSAAHRAHSSTEGLAHHLPAYAGRTMQEELEALEKGLGNPARPVVAIVGGAKVSTKIDLLMNLVKKVDALVIGGGMANTFIAARGTSVGKSLCEHDLAETAKQIMIEAASAQCAIVLPVDGVVAREFKANAENEVVDIEAIPVDAMVLDVGPKSVEAVNEWIGRAHTLVWNGPLGAFEIAPFDTATVAAAKFAAEQTKAGKLVSVAGGGDTVSALNHAGVADSFSYVSTAGGAFLEWMEGKELPGVSVLIKSA, encoded by the coding sequence ATGCCAGCCTTCAAGACCCTGGACGACCTCTCCGATATCGCAGGCAAGCGCGTTCTCGTGCGCGTGGACCTCAATGTTCCCGTCTCGGACGGAAAGGTGACGGACGCAACGCGCATCGAACGTGTCGCTCCGACGATCCTTGAACTGTCCGGCAAGGGCGCAAAGGTTATCCTGCTTGCGCATTTCGGCCGCCCCAAGGGTGCGCCGGTGGCCGATATGTCCCTGAAGCTGATCGTGCCTGCCGTTGAAGAGGTGCTGGATCACGCCGTTCTGTTTGCCGATGATTGCATTGGTGAAGCAGCAGCGTCTGCCGTTTCCAAGATGCAGAATGGCGACATCCTGCTTCTGGAAAACACCCGCTTCCATAAGGGTGAGGAAAAGAACGACGCCGACTTTACGGCAGCGCTTGCCGCCAATGGCGATATCTTCGTCAATGATGCCTTCTCTGCCGCGCACCGCGCCCATTCCTCGACGGAGGGTCTGGCCCACCATCTTCCCGCCTATGCAGGCCGCACCATGCAGGAAGAACTGGAAGCGCTCGAGAAGGGTCTTGGCAATCCGGCACGCCCGGTTGTCGCCATTGTTGGTGGCGCCAAGGTTTCGACCAAGATCGATCTCTTGATGAACCTCGTGAAGAAGGTCGATGCGCTCGTGATCGGTGGTGGCATGGCCAATACCTTCATCGCAGCGCGTGGCACCTCGGTCGGCAAGTCTCTCTGCGAGCATGATCTGGCAGAGACAGCCAAGCAGATCATGATCGAAGCGGCCAGCGCGCAGTGCGCCATCGTTTTGCCGGTCGATGGTGTGGTGGCCCGCGAGTTCAAGGCCAATGCAGAAAATGAAGTGGTCGATATCGAAGCCATTCCAGTCGATGCCATGGTTCTGGATGTTGGCCCGAAGTCTGTTGAAGCCGTCAATGAATGGATTGGTCGCGCGCATACGCTGGTCTGGAACGGCCCGCTTGGCGCCTTCGAAATCGCGCCCTTCGATACGGCGACGGTTGCCGCTGCAAAATTTGCCGCAGAACAAACCAAGGCTGGCAAGCTGGTATCCGTCGCAGGTGGTGGCGATACGGTTTCTGCGCTCAACCATGCGGGTGTCGCAGACAGCTTCTCCTACGTCTCGACTGCCGGTGGTGCCTTCCTTGAATGGATGGAAGGCAAGGAACTGCCCGGTGTCTCCGTTCTGATCAAGAGCGCCTGA
- a CDS encoding fructose bisphosphate aldolase, with translation MGDAKMLHKMSSAPGFIAALDQSGGSTPGALRAYGVMETDYQGDEEMFRLMHAMRVRIMSAPSFTGDKVIGAILFERTMDGDVNGEPVPSYLWQKRGVVPFLKIDKGLNAEENGVQTMKPMPELDALLIRGREKGIFGTKMRSLIANADKAGIAAVVKQQFEVARQIIGQGLMPIIEPEVSIKSPTKQEAEAILRDEIAAHLDKLPSSETVMLKLTIPTVADFYAPFIGHKSVVRVVALSGGYSTADACQKLKHNPGMIASFSRGLTESLRVTMTDAEFNAAVAGTIDQIYDASVNKVAAGCAA, from the coding sequence ATGGGAGACGCCAAGATGTTGCACAAGATGAGTTCCGCACCGGGATTTATTGCGGCTCTGGATCAGAGCGGCGGTTCGACACCGGGAGCCTTGCGTGCCTATGGCGTCATGGAAACCGACTACCAGGGCGACGAGGAAATGTTCCGCCTGATGCACGCCATGCGCGTTCGCATCATGAGCGCGCCCTCGTTTACGGGCGACAAGGTTATCGGCGCGATCCTGTTCGAGCGTACGATGGACGGCGATGTCAATGGTGAGCCGGTTCCGTCCTATCTCTGGCAGAAGCGCGGCGTCGTTCCCTTCCTGAAGATTGACAAGGGCCTGAACGCGGAAGAAAACGGCGTTCAGACCATGAAGCCGATGCCGGAACTGGATGCCCTGCTCATCCGTGGCCGCGAAAAGGGCATTTTCGGCACCAAGATGCGCTCGCTCATCGCGAATGCGGACAAGGCCGGCATCGCGGCCGTCGTGAAGCAGCAGTTTGAAGTGGCCCGTCAGATCATCGGTCAGGGCCTGATGCCGATCATCGAGCCGGAAGTTTCCATCAAGAGCCCGACCAAGCAGGAAGCGGAAGCCATTCTGCGTGACGAGATCGCTGCCCATCTCGACAAGCTGCCGTCCAGCGAGACGGTCATGCTGAAGCTGACGATCCCGACGGTTGCCGATTTCTATGCGCCCTTCATCGGCCACAAGTCGGTCGTTCGCGTGGTCGCGCTGTCCGGTGGATACAGCACGGCAGACGCCTGCCAGAAGCTGAAGCACAATCCCGGCATGATTGCAAGCTTCTCGCGCGGCCTGACCGAGAGCCTGCGTGTGACGATGACGGATGCCGAATTCAACGCAGCCGTCGCCGGAACCATCGACCAGATCTATGACGCCAGCGTCAACAAGGTTGCAGCCGGCTGCGCTGCTTGA
- a CDS encoding FAD/NAD(P)-binding protein, giving the protein MKYDVAVVGAGFSAIAVTLQLLRKLSPHQSVAVIGDDPGFGRGTAYRSEFHIHRLNVAAARMSIFPDRPDDFLNWQMEKGRSVKAGDYVPRSDFGLYLRDRLAELLRQRQTCARVDFIKAKALGCLDIGADTTMIRLAHGGELVARNLVLCLGVGSASIPAPLRDLPETAKSHLVENPWRLGWLSKVGANERVCILGSGLTMVDQVLALRASGHQGMIHVLSRRGLLPHRHDRQPVSPVPPELPETDRRMSKLLAALRKQVRRGAPWRSVIDGLRPHTQTLWQELPDAEKKRFLRHAVPWWTVHRHRLAPDVADDLDRVLNDGRLTVHAGYLQQAELSRPGISLSYRARGSREIRRLTADWIVNCTGMERAGIDHSPFLQCMEDRGQLQPDPLGLGIMVDETSRLIGRDGQPQHNIHVVGALTAGRFWEITAVPDIRVQANAVAAQIAAELASSPASDVRAATS; this is encoded by the coding sequence ATGAAATATGACGTTGCCGTTGTTGGAGCAGGCTTTTCAGCAATTGCTGTCACGCTGCAGCTCCTGCGAAAGCTTTCTCCTCATCAATCGGTCGCCGTTATCGGTGATGATCCGGGCTTTGGTCGCGGTACGGCCTATCGCAGCGAGTTCCACATCCATCGCCTGAACGTGGCTGCCGCCCGCATGTCCATCTTCCCGGACAGGCCGGATGACTTCCTGAACTGGCAGATGGAAAAGGGCCGCAGCGTCAAGGCAGGAGACTATGTGCCGAGAAGCGATTTCGGCCTTTATCTCCGAGACCGATTGGCGGAACTGTTGAGGCAGCGCCAGACCTGCGCCCGGGTCGATTTCATCAAGGCCAAGGCGCTGGGCTGTCTGGATATCGGGGCAGATACCACCATGATCCGGCTCGCCCATGGCGGGGAACTGGTGGCACGCAATCTCGTCCTGTGTCTCGGTGTCGGCAGCGCTTCCATTCCTGCACCTCTGCGAGACCTGCCGGAAACCGCCAAATCTCACCTGGTGGAAAACCCTTGGAGGCTGGGCTGGCTTTCCAAGGTCGGCGCCAATGAGCGTGTCTGCATTCTCGGTTCCGGCCTGACCATGGTGGATCAGGTTCTGGCATTGCGTGCCAGCGGGCATCAAGGCATGATCCATGTGCTCTCACGGCGGGGGCTTCTGCCCCATCGACATGACCGTCAGCCCGTGTCACCGGTGCCGCCGGAATTGCCCGAAACAGATCGACGCATGAGCAAGCTGCTGGCCGCCTTGCGCAAACAGGTTCGGCGCGGCGCTCCCTGGCGTTCGGTAATCGACGGCCTCAGACCGCATACGCAAACTTTGTGGCAGGAACTGCCGGATGCGGAAAAGAAACGTTTCCTGCGCCACGCTGTGCCCTGGTGGACCGTGCACCGGCACAGGCTGGCACCGGACGTGGCCGATGATCTCGATCGCGTCCTGAACGATGGACGTCTCACGGTCCATGCAGGCTATCTGCAACAGGCGGAACTTTCGCGCCCCGGCATCAGCCTCTCCTATCGCGCAAGGGGCTCGCGTGAAATACGGCGCCTGACGGCGGACTGGATTGTCAATTGTACCGGCATGGAAAGAGCAGGCATTGATCACTCTCCTTTTCTCCAATGCATGGAGGATCGTGGCCAGCTTCAGCCAGACCCCTTGGGTCTTGGCATCATGGTTGATGAGACAAGCCGCCTGATTGGCCGGGATGGCCAACCGCAACACAATATCCATGTGGTGGGTGCTCTGACCGCAGGCCGTTTCTGGGAAATCACGGCGGTGCCGGATATTCGCGTGCAGGCCAATGCCGTTGCCGCGCAGATTGCTGCCGAACTTGCGTCCAGTCCGGCCAGTGACGTGCGGGCAGCCACATCCTGA
- a CDS encoding MFS transporter yields MPRNILPVFSLLLGTLFLFLGNGLQGLLLPVRGTHEGYSNEILGLLGTTWAAGFVAGCFAAPLLVRRIGHVRAFSGFGAIICLNVLVTGMFVNDAAWLTLRAVTGFCTAGTSMIIESWLNERATNESRGAIFSLYIAITLMGVVGGQLLVGVADVTTPILFMVCGILYCIAILPTTISTAASPQPLKRVSLDLKGLYRNSPVSFVGILMIGIANGAYGTLVAVFGAKAGLHQGTIAIMVSITIFAGAIMQFPAGRLSDRMDRRYVLAALSALSALAGFVLVVLHPMNVYVIIALVAIYGAAANALYPIAVAHANDFAAPEDFVKVSGGLLLLYGIGTVIGPTLGGPVMTHFGPHALFAVTAVAHLIVVAYSIIRSRIRAARPREEKDNYTTAVPGASAQLATPEGLKLDPRATGSTDRR; encoded by the coding sequence ATGCCTCGCAATATTCTGCCCGTTTTCAGTCTTCTCCTCGGCACGCTGTTTCTGTTTCTGGGAAACGGGCTACAGGGATTGCTCCTGCCGGTGCGCGGCACGCATGAGGGTTATTCCAACGAGATTCTCGGCCTTCTCGGCACCACCTGGGCTGCGGGCTTTGTTGCAGGGTGCTTTGCAGCGCCTCTTCTGGTGCGCCGCATCGGCCATGTTCGCGCCTTTTCCGGCTTTGGCGCAATCATCTGCCTCAACGTGCTTGTGACAGGCATGTTCGTGAACGATGCGGCCTGGCTGACATTGCGTGCGGTCACCGGCTTCTGCACCGCCGGAACCTCGATGATCATCGAGAGCTGGCTGAACGAGCGCGCGACGAACGAAAGCCGCGGTGCGATCTTCTCGCTCTACATTGCAATAACGCTGATGGGCGTTGTTGGCGGACAGTTGCTGGTCGGGGTAGCGGATGTCACGACCCCGATCCTGTTCATGGTCTGCGGCATCCTGTACTGCATCGCCATCCTGCCGACCACGATCTCGACGGCGGCATCGCCGCAACCGCTCAAGCGGGTCAGTCTCGATCTCAAGGGACTGTATCGAAATTCGCCGGTCTCCTTCGTCGGCATTCTGATGATCGGTATCGCGAACGGTGCTTATGGCACGCTGGTTGCCGTCTTTGGTGCGAAGGCCGGGCTTCACCAGGGCACCATTGCCATCATGGTCAGCATTACCATTTTTGCCGGTGCCATCATGCAGTTCCCGGCGGGTCGCCTGTCCGACCGAATGGACCGCCGCTATGTGCTGGCTGCGCTTTCCGCGCTTTCCGCTCTTGCAGGGTTTGTGCTGGTGGTGCTGCATCCGATGAATGTCTATGTCATCATCGCGCTGGTGGCGATCTATGGTGCTGCGGCCAATGCGCTCTATCCGATCGCTGTTGCGCATGCGAATGACTTCGCGGCACCGGAAGATTTCGTCAAGGTGTCGGGCGGCCTGCTTCTGCTTTACGGGATCGGCACGGTCATCGGCCCGACATTGGGCGGACCGGTCATGACGCATTTCGGTCCGCATGCGCTGTTTGCCGTCACGGCTGTCGCGCATCTGATCGTGGTTGCCTATTCAATTATCCGCAGCCGGATCCGGGCAGCGCGTCCGCGCGAGGAAAAAGACAATTATACTACGGCGGTGCCCGGTGCTTCCGCCCAGCTCGCGACGCCAGAGGGCCTGAAGCTCGATCCGCGCGCGACAGGCTCGACCGACCGGCGTTGA
- a CDS encoding MBL fold metallo-hydrolase, with protein sequence MFRAVAFALMSGVFFAGSHLGVAQAQDQPRPASQCQAIAETVPKASFVSFKPQQMAQARKIAEDVRITFIGHSTYSIESPEGVLIATDYSGYYRPQRLPDIVTMNKAHSTHYTRSPDAGIKHVLPGWSDTPGQKADHHVVVGDTYTRNVSTDIRAYGGFEENGNSIFIFEIAGLCIGHLGHLHHELTDSHYTQIGRLDVLMVPTDGGLTMGADSMSRVVQRLRSSLILPMHRSGPPLERFLTMFDGKFDIVYAKEPVITVSLRNLPRKPQILIPQGM encoded by the coding sequence ATGTTTCGCGCAGTCGCATTCGCTTTGATGTCAGGCGTATTTTTCGCGGGCTCGCACCTTGGTGTCGCCCAGGCGCAGGATCAGCCTCGCCCCGCCAGTCAATGCCAGGCAATCGCCGAGACGGTGCCGAAGGCGAGCTTCGTCAGCTTCAAGCCGCAACAGATGGCGCAGGCGCGAAAGATTGCAGAGGATGTCCGGATTACCTTCATCGGGCATTCGACCTATTCCATCGAAAGCCCGGAAGGGGTGCTGATCGCAACCGACTACAGTGGCTATTACCGGCCTCAGCGGCTGCCGGACATCGTTACAATGAACAAGGCCCACTCCACGCATTACACGCGCTCACCCGATGCGGGCATAAAGCACGTGCTGCCGGGCTGGAGTGATACGCCGGGGCAGAAGGCGGATCATCACGTCGTGGTCGGGGATACCTATACCCGCAATGTTTCAACGGATATCCGCGCCTATGGCGGCTTCGAGGAAAACGGCAATTCAATCTTCATCTTCGAGATTGCTGGCCTGTGTATCGGCCATCTTGGCCATCTGCATCATGAATTGACTGACAGCCACTATACGCAGATCGGACGGCTGGATGTGCTGATGGTGCCGACCGACGGCGGACTGACCATGGGCGCCGATAGCATGAGCCGCGTCGTGCAGCGCCTGCGGTCTTCCCTGATCCTTCCCATGCATCGCAGTGGCCCGCCGCTTGAGCGGTTTCTGACCATGTTCGACGGGAAATTCGATATTGTCTACGCCAAGGAGCCTGTCATCACCGTCTCCCTGCGGAACCTGCCACGAAAGCCGCAGATCCTGATTCCGCAGGGAATGTGA